The following proteins are encoded in a genomic region of Glycine soja cultivar W05 chromosome 17, ASM419377v2, whole genome shotgun sequence:
- the LOC114393097 gene encoding putative invertase inhibitor: MKFAYNLVMIFFIFLFQYSNGSNLILQSCKEASKNDPNLSYDFCVASLEEALSKCHPPPTNLEDLVGMSINLSKSNVTNMVSIISNLLKNKTFDQYTKACLKDCFDLYSDSLSALDDAVVAFKSKDLDTAGINLSASLDNSVTCEDQFKDKKGETSPITKENNVYFQLNVISLAFIQMFRQHY, translated from the coding sequence ATGAAATTCGCTTATAACCTAGTgatgattttctttatctttctctttcaaTACTCAAACGGCTCCAACCTTATCCTTCAATCATGCAAAGAGGCCTCAAAGAATGATCCAAATTTGAGCTATGATTTCTGTGTTGCATCCCTTGAAGAAGCCTTATCCAAGTGTCACCCACCACCCACCAACCTTGAAGACCTTGTGGGCATGTCAATTAATCTATCCAAATCCAACGTAACCAACATGGTTTCCATCATTTCAAACCTATTGAAGAACAAAACTTTTGATCAATACACTAAGGCTTGCCTAAAAGATTGCTTCGATCTTTACTCGGATTCGCTTTCGGCTTTAGATGATGCTGTGGTTGCTTTCAAGTCCAAGGATTTGGACACGGCTGGTATAAACTTGAGTGCTTCCTTGGATAATTCTGTTACATGTGAAGATCAATTCAAGGATAAGAAAGGTGAAACTTCTCCTATAACAAAGGAGAACAACGTGTACTTCCAACTCAATGTAATATCTCTAGCCTTCATCCAAATGTTTCGTCAACATTATTGA
- the LOC114392606 gene encoding lon protease homolog 2, peroxisomal-like — protein sequence MAESVELPSRLAILPFRNKVLLPGAIIRIRCTSPTSVKLVEQELWQREEKGLIGILPVRDVVEIKPVGPTVSEGADSTNQNSKVQGGSLDSRKLDTKKQNDVVHWHNRGVAARPLHLSRGVEKPSGRVTYTVVLEGLCRFSVQELSTRGIYHTARITSLEMTKTELEQVEQDPDFIMLSRQFKATAMELISILELKQKTGGRTKVLLDNVPVHKLADIFVASFEISFEEQLSMLDSVDPKVRLSKATELVDRHLQSIRVAEKITQKVEGQLSKSQKEFLLRQQIRAIKEELGDNDDDEDDLAALERKMQSAGMPQNIWKHAHRELRRLKKMQPQQPGYNSSRVYLELISDLPWQKASEEIELDLRAAQKRLDSDHYGLVKVKQRIIEYLAVRKLKPDARGPVLCFVGPPGVGKTSLASSIAAALGRKFVRISLGGVKDEADIRGHRRTYVGSMPGRLIDGLKRVAVCNPVMLLDEVDKTGSDIRGDPASALLEVLDPEQNKSFNDHYLNVPFDLSKVVFVATANRLQPIPPPLRDRMEIIELPGYTPEEKLHIAMRHLIPRVLDQHGLSSEFLQIPEAMVKLVIQRYTREAGVRNLERNLAALARAAAVIVLEQEQVVPLNKGMQGLATPLVENRLADGTEVEMEVIPMGVNSRDISSTFRIASPLVVDETMLEKVLGPPRFDGREAAERVATPGVSVGLVWTAFGGEVQFVEATAMVGKGELHLTGQLGDVIKESAQIALTWVRARATDLRLAATEGFNILEGRDVHIHFPAGAVPKDGPSAGVTLVTALVSLFSQQRVRSDTAMTGEMTLRGLVLPVGGVKDKILAAHRYGIKRVILPERNLKDLVEVPSSVLSNLEVLLAKRVEDVLEHAFDGGCPWRQHSKL from the exons ATGGCTGAATCGGTGGAGCTTCCGAGTCGCTTGGCGATTCTCCCCTTTCGGAACAAGGTCCTCTTGCCCGGCGCCATAATCAGAATCCGCTGCACTTCCCCCACCAG TGTGAAGTTGGTGGAACAAGAGCTTTGGCAGCGAGAAGAGAAGGGGTTGATTGGCATCCTGCCGGTGCGTGATGTTGTTGAAATTAAGCCAGTGGGTCCCACTGTATCTGAAG GAGCTGATTCAACAAATCAGAACTCAAAAGTTCAAGGCGGTTCATTGGATTCTCGTAAGCTTGATACAAAAAAGCAGAATGATGTTGTTCATTGGCATAACAG GGGGGTAGCTGCCCGACCATTACATTTATCCAGGGGAGTGGAGAAACCAAGTGGGAGGGTCACATACACAGTTGTTCTTGAAGGTTTATGCAGATTTAGTGTCCAGGAACTGAGCACAAGAGGAATATACCATACTGCGAGGATAACTTCCCTTGAAATGACTAAGACTG AACTGGAACAAGTGGAGCAAGACCCAGATTTCATAATGTTGTCTCGCCAATTTAAAGCTACTGCAATGGAGCTTATTTCTATTTTGGAGCTG AAACAAAAAACTGGTGGAAGGACAAAAGTCCTTTTGGACAACGTTCCAGTTCACAAGTTGGCTGATATATTTGTTGCTAGTTTTGAGATAAGTTTTGAAGAACAATTATCTATGCTGGATTCAGTTGACCCTAAAGTGAGGCTTTCAAAAGCAACTGAGTTAGTTGACAGGCATTTACAG TCGATACGTGTAGCTGAGAAAATTACACAAAAGGTTGAAGGACAATTGTCAAAATCTCAAAAAGAATTTCTTTTGCGCCAGCAG ataagGGCTATAAAAGAGGAACTTggtgataatgatgatgatgaggatgACCTGGCTGCCCTTGAAAGAAAGATGCAAAGTGCAGGAATGCCTCAGAATATATGGAAACATGCACATAGAGAGTTGAG GAGGCTTAAAAAAATGCAGCCTCAGCAACCAGGGTATAACAGTTCAAGGGTTTACCTAGAGCTTATCTCTGATCTTCCCTGGCAGAAGGCCAGTGAAGAAATTGAACTGGACTTGAGAGCTGCACAGAAACGGCTGGATAGTGATCACTATGGTTTAGTGAAGGTTAAGCAACGGATAATTGAATACCTGGCGGTTCGCAAG CTTAAACCAGATGCAAGGGGTCCTGTGTTGTGCTTTGTTGGACCACCAGGTGTTGGGAAAACATCATTGGCATCTTCTATTGCTGCTGCTTTGGGAAGAAAATTTGTACGCATATCCCTTGGTGGAGTCAAGGATGAGGCTGATATTAGAGGACATAGGAGAACATATGTTGGAAGCATGCCTGGGAGGCTTATAGATGGATTAAAG AGAGTAGCTGTTTGCAATCCTGTCATGTTGCTTGATGAAGTTGACAAGACAGGTTCTGATATTCGTGGAGATCCAGCTTCAGCATTGCTAGAGGTTCTTGATCCAGAACAAAATAAATCGTTCAATGATCA CTATTTGAATGTTCCGTTTGATCTATCCAAGGTAGTTTTTGTGGCTACAGCAAATAGGTTGCAACCCATTCCTCCACCACTTCGTGATAGGATGGAAATAATTGAGCTTCCTGGATATACACCTGAGGAAAAGCTCCACATTGCTATGCGGCATTTGATTCCAAGAGTTTTAGACCAGCATGGATTGAGTTCTGAGTTTCTTCAGATTCCTGAG GCAATGGTGAAGCTTGTCATTCAGAGATATACTAGGGAAGCTGGTGTGCGAAACTTAGAGAGAAATCTAGCTGCCTTGGCTCGAGCTGCTGCAGTAATAGTTTTAGAGCAAGAACAAGTAGTTCCATTAAACAAAGGGATGCAGGGACTTGCTACACCACTTGTGGAAAACAGACTTGCTGATGGGACTGAAGTTGAAATGGAAGTGATACCAATGGGTGTCAATAGTCGGGACATCTCAAGCACGTTTAGGATTGCCTCTCCATTGGTTGTTGACGAAACTATGCTTGAAAAAGTGCTTGGG CCCCCAAGATTTGATGGCAGAGAAGCTGCAGAACGTGTGGCTACCCCTGGGGTCTCTGTTGGGCTAGTTTGGACTGCTTTTGGTGGAGAAGTTCAGTTTGTGGAGGCTACAGCTATGGTTGGGAAGGGTGAACTGCATCTCACTGGACAACTTGGTGATGTAATAAAAGAATCAGCTCAGATTGCACTGACATGG GTAAGGGCAAGGGCTACTGATCTTAGGCTTGCTGCTACAGAAGGATTTAATATTTTGGAGGGCCGTGATGTACACATACATTTTCCTGCGGGTGCTGTACCTAAAGATGGGCCCTCAGCAGGTGTGACTTTGGTCACAGCACTGGTATCACTTTTCAGTCAGCAAAGGGTGAGATCAGACACGGCTATGACCGGAGAGATGACATTGAGGGGTCTTGTTCTACCTGTTGGTGGTGTCAAGGATAAG ATATTAGCTGCACATCGTTATGGTATTAAGAGAGTTATTCTGCCTGAAAGGAACTTGAAGGACTTGGTTGAAGTACCATCGTCAGTGCTATCCAATTTGGAG GTCCTGCTTGCTAAACGAGTGGAAGATGTGTTAGAGCATGCTTTCGATGGTGGGTGCCCTTGGAGGCAGCACTCAAAGTTATAG